The Candidatus Zixiibacteriota bacterium genome includes the window ACCTGCTCCCGGCTGTGGGGCGGGAAACAGGGTTATAGCTCCTGGCATGGGAGATTTCGCCCATATTCTAATTCTATATAGCATGCCTATTATAAAAATCGCAAACGCGATGTACGGCAAAATAACGAAAAGAAAGTAATTCAAAGCATATCCTCCTTCATCATGACGCCCTTGTGAATCCGCCGCGGCATATTTCGTTTTTCTTATGTTGTTTTAATTAGAGACATCCCGATGGACGCGGCAGCCCGGCCAATCGATAAGCACCTCTGGCCACACCACAAGGAAATAATTGACAAATATATTTGCTGGTGAAGCCTGTTGATTTACTTATTTTGACGATTGGCGGCCCAATGTGATTCTCGTGATAAAACTGCTGGACATATTCGATTATTTTCCAGTGATCCTCGGTAAGCGGCCCAAGATCATTCTTCCTGGCTAATTCCTTAGCAATTTCTCTGGACCAATTCGCCATATCAACCAGAAAACCATCATGATCTTCATGTGATTGACCATCTTTTAATCTTGACATGTTGTCCTCCCAGATTTTATGGATTATTGACATTTTCTATATCACCAACGCATCAAATCCGTGTTATCAAAACATTTTTTCCGCTATCCAATTTTTGGGAGATTTCGAGGAATTTAAGGTTGACGAAATTTCGTTCCTCTATATATTGTTAGACCACGGCGGGCCCATCAATCCTTATTGACAGGCCAGCCGGTGTCTGGCTCGACGGGGAACTCTTGCACGAACACCCGTCGGGCCCTTTATTTCTCCCTGAGATTTTTCTATATATCCTCCTTAAATTATATTGTAACGTGGCAATCTACTTTTCATTCTCATTGTGCAGGCCGTCAATTAAATCAGAAATAGCTTTAATGGAAAACGGCCTTTTCAAAAAGGCAAATACCAAATGATTGCATTCCGAGGGAATTTCAGATTCCCCGCCCCCCAAAATGATTCTTGCGTATGGAATCCGAGGATCAACACTGAGATGTTGCGCAAATTCACGGCTGCGTTTCTGACCCATAGAGCAATCGACAACAATATAATCCGGTTCGAATTTGTCTACCATCATGGAACAACGGTATTCGCAATCGCTGAATTCAAGTTTGAAATTGGCCTGTTTCTTATCCACTTCCAACGCTTCGCGAATTCCAGGCTTATCGGTAACAACCAGTACATTAGAATAATTGTTGCGAACGGCTTCATAATATTCACATTTATCGCAACTGTTTTGGCAGAAAACTCCGGCATGACCGGCGACTGTTCCCAACCCGGCGATTTCATAGCATCGGCCGGTTCGCGACCGATAGACGATACAATTTTTGCATCCTTCGGGAAGTTTTCCGCCTTGGGAATTAAATTCCCAACAGTATTGAAACGCCTTTTTGTTATTTCTGGAAACAACGGGTTTTTTTGAGCCCATTGATTTAATAGGCTCCTTATTTTTTATAAGCTCCATTATCGCACTTCGGGGAATTCTATGATGACCACCTGGTGTTCGCGCTGCCGGAATTTTCCCGGCAACAACCCACTTTAATACCGTATTGGCCGTAACGGCACACATTGCCGCCGTTTCGCCGGTTGTAAAATATTCCTTATCCGGTAGATTAAATGTCTCATTGGTTTTCATAAACTGTCCTGTTGATGAAATATCGAATTTATCTGTTTTATCGATTCTATCTAATAATACAGACACAAAAGTAAAATGTCAAGATGAAAATGGAGCATATTACCCATTAATTAGGATTAATATTATCTTGTTTTGGGGCCCGAAATAAGTGTAAATTTCCAAAATTCGGCAGCATATGACATCTTTACATGATTGCCATTTTACATATTGAAGCAACTATATGCGGTAGCATGCTAATTCTTTGTATATTAAGAAATTACGAGTATCACTATTTTCGCGGAAAGGCGTTTTTTTCTTGCCGTAAGCCGTAAACATTTGTATTTTATTAGTTTGACTGATTATCGCCTTAATGGAGTTTGGCGTTATGGAACAAAAGCCTGACCGGCTGGGCAATATTGTCGATAATTTGATGGCCTCGCTGGGATTGAAAAAATCTTTTCATGGCTGGCAGGTTGTCGAAAAATGGCCGGACATTGTTGGAAAAGATATTGCGAAAATATCTCGGGCAATAAGATTTCAGGATGGTATCCTGACGGTAATCGTCGAGCAGGATGCCTGGCGGCAGGAATTGGAGATGCAGCGGGAAGAAATATTAATAAAGATCCGTCGGCGCCGCGGAGGAAAAGCGGTTGATAAAATATTTCTTAAGGCCGGCAGTATCAGGGAGAATTAGAATGGCGACTACGAGTAGTACTGATAAAAAGAAAACTTCGACAAATTACGACGCGTCAAAAATACAGGTACTTAAAGGACTGGAAGCGGTTCGGCGAAGGCCGGCGATGTATATCGGCGATGTTTCCAGCCGGGGATTACATCATCTCGTCTATGAGGTCGTGGATAATTCCGTCGATGAGGCTATGGCCGGGGAATGTGATTATATCCAGGTAATATTACATGAGGATCAATCGGTAACGGTTATCGATAACGGCCGCGGCATTCCGGTTGACATACATCCCACCCAGAAAAAATCGGCTTTGGAAGTTGTTATGACAACTCTTCACGCCGGAGGCAAATTCGAGCACAGCTCTTATAAAGTATCCGGCGGTTTGCATGGAGTCGGAGTATCGGTCGTAAATGCTCTGTCGATATGGTGCAAAGTTGAAGTTTGCCGGGACGGTGAAGTATATTTTCAGGAATACAAAATCGGTAAGGCAAAAGCTCCGGTCAACAAAATCGGCAAGCGCAAAGAAAGTGGTACCAAAACAACTTTTATGGCCGATGACAAAATTTTCGACAAGATTGAATATTCTTTTGATGTACTGGCGGGGCGTCTGCGCGAGATGGCCTTTTTGAATCCCGGATTGAAAATCGAGTTGAAATCGGAACAGACCGGGCGCGAGAAAGAAAAATCATTCTTGTATAAGGGCGGTCTGGCGTCGTTTGTCGAATATCTGAATGAGAATAAAACCAGCATTTTCAAAAAGCCGATATTTTTCCAGAAAGAACTCGACAACGTCGATGTCTCGGTGGCGATTCAATACAACGACGGATACAGCGAATCGGTTTATTCGTATGTCAATAACATTCACACGACCGAAGGAGGCACCCACCTCGTCGGTTTCCGAACAGCGCTGACTCGTTCGATAAACATCTATGTTCAAAAGAATAAACTTTTAAAAAACGGCAAAAACGGCAAGGGCAATACACTGTCTTTGATTGGCGAGGATAGTCGCGAAGGGCTGACGGCGGTTATATCGGTGCGCGTTATTGAACCTCAATTCGAGGGTCAGACCAAAACCAAACTGGGCAACAGCGAAGTCAAAGGCATCGTAGAACGAGTCGTTGGCGAGCATCTTTCGGAGTATTTCGAGGAAACGCCGTCGGTCGCGAAAAAAATCGTTGAGAAGATCCTCGCTGCGGCGCGGAGCCGTGAGGCGGCCCGAAAAGCCAGAGAGCTGACGCGGCGCAAAACCGCTCTCGATAGTGCGGCTCTTCCCGGCAAGCTGGCCGATTGCGCCAGTGCCGACCCGGAGCAAAGCGAAATTTATATCGTCGAGGGTGATTCGGCGGGCGGGTCGGCCAAGCAAGGTCGAGATCGCCGGTTTCAGGCGATATTGCCATTGCGGGGCAAGATTCTGAATGTCGAGAAAGCCCGTATTGACAAAATTCTGGCCAACCAGGAAATCAAATCGCTGATTACCGCTTTGGGTTGCGGTTTCGGCACGACCGAATTCAACACCGACAAAGCCCGTTATCATAAAATTATTATCATGACTGACGCCGATATTGACGGGGCTCATATTCGTACTCTGATTCTGACATTTTTCTTCCGCCATATGAAGGGGTTGATTGAGCGCGGATACATTTATATTGCTCAACCGCCGCTGTTTCTTTTGAAAAAAGGCAAGAAAGAGAAATACGCCTATTCCGATGATGAGAAAGATAAGATTTTCAAGGAAATGGGCGGCGAAAAGATTACGATGCAGCGTTACAAGGGTCTCGGTGAGATGAACCCGGAACAGTTGTGGCGGACGACAATGAATCCGGAAACGAGGACGCTTCTTCAGGTTTCAATGGAAGACGCGGCCGAATGCGATCATCTGTTTTCGATGCTGATGGGCGATGAAGTAGCTCCCCGACGTAAGTTCATTCAGGAAAACGCGACCTATGTCCGCAATCTGGATGTGTAGTTGGTAACGATTGTAAGAGATATTTACATTTTTGATATTGCAATCAGTTTTTTAACGACCTTGTCAACATCTGTGGATGGATTGTGATCGGTAAGGTCTTTGCCCCATTTGTGAGCCTTGCGGCACTTTCTGGCATTTTTGATTGCGAAATCTGTCTTATCATAGATGCATTTGCAAATCTCTTTTACAACTTTTTCTATATTGCCCTTTTTGGTATAACCGGCGTGGTGAGTTTTCAATCGACTTATTACTTGTTTATTATAATTGAATCCGCTTGCGGTTTCTTCAAAGTGAAGGATAAACCAATATTCAAAGCATGAGTTACTCAGTATAAAGTTAATCTTATTTTTTTTGGCTAAAGAAGCAGCCCTTGGAATCGAATGATCTTTTGGCGTAATCTCTACATCTGTCACGCACCAGACAGAATTGTAAGGAGTATAAAAACTCTTCGCAAGTTTTTCTCTTTCACTTAATGCACGCTGGACAACATTTATAGCCATCTCCCCCTTCGCAACAACTTTTACAACAATTCCCATTCTATATAGATCAAGTTTTTCTTTTAAATACTTAAAATAGGTTTCCTCAGTTTGGCCATGACATACAATCAAGATTGTTTGGCGCTGTTTCTTTTTTCCTGGTTTACGGACAAAATCAGCCCTACTCCTGAGCCTGTCTTTTTCTCTTTGTGCTCGCCTACTTCCCTCGTTTTTCAAACGCAAAATCCTTTATATTTGGGACGCCATGATATCGACCAGACATATAACCCTTAAAGATTGCTTCGCCCTTTCTTGGTTTATAGTCTAATAGGGGTGTTAGTTCTGAGGCTTGTATTTTATTTTTTTCAACAAACCAAATTTGATCCCGTCTTAGCAAATCATTTGATAGTAGTGTAACATCGTGAGTTGCGAATATTAATTGGGGCGATCCATTTTTTCGTGATGAATCATTAATCATCTTAATTAATGCTCGCGAAAGAAGTGGATGCAGACTTGATTCAATTTCATCAACAATTATTGTGGCATTATATTTTATAGCAAAAAGCCAAGGTCCCAATAAATCAAAAAATCTTTTTGTCCCGTCCGATTCGTCCTCATCAAGATCAAAAATAACTTCATTGCCTGTATCAGACATTCTATGAATAGTATTAATTTGAATGGGGGGATTTTCCTTCCACTCATTAATGATTTTTTTTCTAAGTTTTTCTGGAAAATCATCAGGCAAATTCTCAATATATTTATTTATATCTATTGGCGAGATTCGAATTCCTTCAATTCCCAAGTCAGCGGCATTTAATAACTTCGTTAATTCAGTTTTGGTAATATTCCACAATACTATATTTTTATTATCTTGTTCAAAGATGAAATCTTTAGGCGGAGATGTCATGTCATTGGTGTTGATAATAATTAAGTTCACCTTAAACCAATCGTAAATTTCAGTAAGGGCAGTATGCCCAAATTGAGCAGCAGTGGATAAAAATAACGAATCGTTTCGGGTCACTCTTTTTATTCTTTGCTTCTCCCCTTTAAAAGACGGACCAAATTCAATAATAGACTTCCGTTTTCGCTTATCATAAATCCGTTGGAACCATATTTGACTTCGATTTTTGGGGTAAGCAATTAACCATTCCTCCCGAATGGTTATTTTACCAGTTTTAAATCCATACTGATATCTAATACCATCATGGATAAAAGTTATTTCAAACATGGTTACTTTTTTGGCGAGTTTACTATTTAGTAAAAATGGTTTAATTGGTTTGGGGGTGTTTGGCTCTATAGTTGCCGATTTTAAGATTATTGCACGCATATCTTTTATAGCGCGGATCAAATTACTTTTCCCGGACGCATTCGCACCATAAATACCGGCAGATTTTAAAAGTTTGAAATCGCCGACTTCGCAATAATTCTCTTTGAGTTCTTTATTTGAAGACGCAACCATGCTAAGAGTCTGCTCCTTGGCAAACGACCGGTAATTTTTCACTTTGAAATCTATTATCATTTTATCCTCACATACAACTAAACACGCATTTATACATATTACCCGCGTATTATGCTATTTGTTCCTGTGTATCGTCAAAATAACTGATATATTTGCAGAAAACAAGCAAAATATCCAATTTATTTGTCACTTATCGGGTTTTTACCATATTTTAAGGCATTTTAGGCCTAAAATTGCGTAGTTTTTACAAAATTCCGTTAACTCCGCCATTATTTCCGAATCAATACACATTTTATAAGACAGGGTGGATTGATGCGATGAGTAAAATAAAACTGACTTTTGGATGTATTGGAGAAGGGGAGAATAAACGGATATTTTCCGATTTACCATCGATTTAAAAGGGTCAAAACTTTTCTTTAACAA containing:
- a CDS encoding TusE/DsrC/DsvC family sulfur relay protein, producing MSRLKDGQSHEDHDGFLVDMANWSREIAKELARKNDLGPLTEDHWKIIEYVQQFYHENHIGPPIVKISKSTGFTSKYICQLFPCGVARGAYRLAGLPRPSGCL
- a CDS encoding helix-turn-helix domain-containing protein; translation: MKTNETFNLPDKEYFTTGETAAMCAVTANTVLKWVVAGKIPAARTPGGHHRIPRSAIMELIKNKEPIKSMGSKKPVVSRNNKKAFQYCWEFNSQGGKLPEGCKNCIVYRSRTGRCYEIAGLGTVAGHAGVFCQNSCDKCEYYEAVRNNYSNVLVVTDKPGIREALEVDKKQANFKLEFSDCEYRCSMMVDKFEPDYIVVDCSMGQKRSREFAQHLSVDPRIPYARIILGGGESEIPSECNHLVFAFLKRPFSIKAISDLIDGLHNENEK
- a CDS encoding DUF721 domain-containing protein, which codes for MEQKPDRLGNIVDNLMASLGLKKSFHGWQVVEKWPDIVGKDIAKISRAIRFQDGILTVIVEQDAWRQELEMQREEILIKIRRRRGGKAVDKIFLKAGSIREN
- the gyrB gene encoding DNA topoisomerase (ATP-hydrolyzing) subunit B — its product is MATTSSTDKKKTSTNYDASKIQVLKGLEAVRRRPAMYIGDVSSRGLHHLVYEVVDNSVDEAMAGECDYIQVILHEDQSVTVIDNGRGIPVDIHPTQKKSALEVVMTTLHAGGKFEHSSYKVSGGLHGVGVSVVNALSIWCKVEVCRDGEVYFQEYKIGKAKAPVNKIGKRKESGTKTTFMADDKIFDKIEYSFDVLAGRLREMAFLNPGLKIELKSEQTGREKEKSFLYKGGLASFVEYLNENKTSIFKKPIFFQKELDNVDVSVAIQYNDGYSESVYSYVNNIHTTEGGTHLVGFRTALTRSINIYVQKNKLLKNGKNGKGNTLSLIGEDSREGLTAVISVRVIEPQFEGQTKTKLGNSEVKGIVERVVGEHLSEYFEETPSVAKKIVEKILAAARSREAARKARELTRRKTALDSAALPGKLADCASADPEQSEIYIVEGDSAGGSAKQGRDRRFQAILPLRGKILNVEKARIDKILANQEIKSLITALGCGFGTTEFNTDKARYHKIIIMTDADIDGAHIRTLILTFFFRHMKGLIERGYIYIAQPPLFLLKKGKKEKYAYSDDEKDKIFKEMGGEKITMQRYKGLGEMNPEQLWRTTMNPETRTLLQVSMEDAAECDHLFSMLMGDEVAPRRKFIQENATYVRNLDV
- a CDS encoding RloB family protein; this translates as MKNEGSRRAQREKDRLRSRADFVRKPGKKKQRQTILIVCHGQTEETYFKYLKEKLDLYRMGIVVKVVAKGEMAINVVQRALSEREKLAKSFYTPYNSVWCVTDVEITPKDHSIPRAASLAKKNKINFILSNSCFEYWFILHFEETASGFNYNKQVISRLKTHHAGYTKKGNIEKVVKEICKCIYDKTDFAIKNARKCRKAHKWGKDLTDHNPSTDVDKVVKKLIAISKM
- a CDS encoding ATP-binding protein, translated to MIIDFKVKNYRSFAKEQTLSMVASSNKELKENYCEVGDFKLLKSAGIYGANASGKSNLIRAIKDMRAIILKSATIEPNTPKPIKPFLLNSKLAKKVTMFEITFIHDGIRYQYGFKTGKITIREEWLIAYPKNRSQIWFQRIYDKRKRKSIIEFGPSFKGEKQRIKRVTRNDSLFLSTAAQFGHTALTEIYDWFKVNLIIINTNDMTSPPKDFIFEQDNKNIVLWNITKTELTKLLNAADLGIEGIRISPIDINKYIENLPDDFPEKLRKKIINEWKENPPIQINTIHRMSDTGNEVIFDLDEDESDGTKRFFDLLGPWLFAIKYNATIIVDEIESSLHPLLSRALIKMINDSSRKNGSPQLIFATHDVTLLSNDLLRRDQIWFVEKNKIQASELTPLLDYKPRKGEAIFKGYMSGRYHGVPNIKDFAFEKRGK